A window of Solea senegalensis isolate Sse05_10M linkage group LG20, IFAPA_SoseM_1, whole genome shotgun sequence contains these coding sequences:
- the tdp2b gene encoding tyrosyl-DNA phosphodiesterase 2 isoform X2, producing MERVFEVEDFPEGNASPKTKKQKVDEKPARDCIDLTGDSPASSRKPSEEDDGKLSVISWNVDGLDTVNLVERARGLCSYLVLYTPDVVLLQELIPPYVQYLKKRAVSYLIIEGGEDGYFTGMMLKRSRVKLVESEIVTYPTTQMMRNLLIAQVDFKGQKLFLMTSHFESCKAHAEERMKQLRVVMQRMREAPNDVTVMFGGDTNLRDSEVAKVGLPSSVCDVWEQLGKQEHCRYTWDTKANNNKSVPYISRCRFDRVYFRPATKDGVPHMAPDHMALVGQEKLDCGRYTSDHWGIYCSFAAG from the exons ATGGAGAGAGTATTTGAAGTAGAGGATTTTCCAGAGGGAAACGCAAGTCCTAAAACCAAGAAGCAGAAGGTTGATGAGAAACCTGCAAGGGACTG CATTGATTTGACTGGAGACAGCCCTGCATCCTCACGCAAACCCTCAGAGGAAGATGATGGTAAACTGTCAGTGATTTCCTGGAACGTGGACGGACTTGATACAGTCAACCTTGTAGAGCGTGCCAGAGGCCTGTGCTCCTACTTAGTCTT ATACACTCCAGATGTGGTTCTCCTACAGGAACTCATTCCACCCTATGTCCAGTATTTGAAGAAACGGGCTGTCAGCTATCTGATCATTGAAG GTGGTGAAGATGGTTACTTCACTGGGATGATGCTAAAGAGGTCACGAGTCAAATTGGTGGAGAGCGAGATCGTAACTTACCCCACCACACAAATGATGAGGAATCTGCTTATAGCTCAA GTGGATTTCAAAGGCCAGAAACTTTTTCTCATGACTTCACACTTTGAGAGCTGTAAGGCTCATGCAGAGGAGCGGATGAAGCAGTTGCGAGTGGTGATGCAGAGGATGAGGGAGGCGCCCAATGATGTCACCGTCATGTTTGGAGGAGACACAAATCTAAGGGACTCTGAG GTGGCCAAGGTGGGCCTGCCGTCcagtgtctgtgatgtctggGAACAACTGGGCAAACAGGAGCACTGCCGCTACACATGGGACACCAaagccaacaacaacaagagtgTTCCATATATCAGTCGCTGTCGCTTTGATCGGGTTTATTTCCGCCCGGCAACAAAGGATGGAGTCCCTCACATGGCCCCTGACCACATGGCCCTGGTGGGTCAGGAGAAGCTGGACTGTGGACGCTACACTAGTGATCACTGGGGAATCTACTGTAGCTTTGCTGCTGGGTAA
- the tdp2b gene encoding tyrosyl-DNA phosphodiesterase 2 isoform X1 yields MASPSGSDKPSVSNVEENRTRLCDEFAAIAGSDTAVAQCFLAENEWEMERALNSFFEADMERVFEVEDFPEGNASPKTKKQKVDEKPARDCIDLTGDSPASSRKPSEEDDGKLSVISWNVDGLDTVNLVERARGLCSYLVLYTPDVVLLQELIPPYVQYLKKRAVSYLIIEGGEDGYFTGMMLKRSRVKLVESEIVTYPTTQMMRNLLIAQVDFKGQKLFLMTSHFESCKAHAEERMKQLRVVMQRMREAPNDVTVMFGGDTNLRDSEVAKVGLPSSVCDVWEQLGKQEHCRYTWDTKANNNKSVPYISRCRFDRVYFRPATKDGVPHMAPDHMALVGQEKLDCGRYTSDHWGIYCSFAAG; encoded by the exons ATGGCCTCCCCATCAGGATCAGACAAACCGTCAGTGTCTAATGTGGAAGAAAACAGAACTCGTCTCTGCGATGAGTTTGCTGCGATAGCAGGATCTGACACCGCTGTGGCTCAATGCTTCCTGGCTGAAAACGAGTGGGAGATGGAG AGAGCGTTGAACTCTTTCTTTGAGGCAGACATGGAGAGAGTATTTGAAGTAGAGGATTTTCCAGAGGGAAACGCAAGTCCTAAAACCAAGAAGCAGAAGGTTGATGAGAAACCTGCAAGGGACTG CATTGATTTGACTGGAGACAGCCCTGCATCCTCACGCAAACCCTCAGAGGAAGATGATGGTAAACTGTCAGTGATTTCCTGGAACGTGGACGGACTTGATACAGTCAACCTTGTAGAGCGTGCCAGAGGCCTGTGCTCCTACTTAGTCTT ATACACTCCAGATGTGGTTCTCCTACAGGAACTCATTCCACCCTATGTCCAGTATTTGAAGAAACGGGCTGTCAGCTATCTGATCATTGAAG GTGGTGAAGATGGTTACTTCACTGGGATGATGCTAAAGAGGTCACGAGTCAAATTGGTGGAGAGCGAGATCGTAACTTACCCCACCACACAAATGATGAGGAATCTGCTTATAGCTCAA GTGGATTTCAAAGGCCAGAAACTTTTTCTCATGACTTCACACTTTGAGAGCTGTAAGGCTCATGCAGAGGAGCGGATGAAGCAGTTGCGAGTGGTGATGCAGAGGATGAGGGAGGCGCCCAATGATGTCACCGTCATGTTTGGAGGAGACACAAATCTAAGGGACTCTGAG GTGGCCAAGGTGGGCCTGCCGTCcagtgtctgtgatgtctggGAACAACTGGGCAAACAGGAGCACTGCCGCTACACATGGGACACCAaagccaacaacaacaagagtgTTCCATATATCAGTCGCTGTCGCTTTGATCGGGTTTATTTCCGCCCGGCAACAAAGGATGGAGTCCCTCACATGGCCCCTGACCACATGGCCCTGGTGGGTCAGGAGAAGCTGGACTGTGGACGCTACACTAGTGATCACTGGGGAATCTACTGTAGCTTTGCTGCTGGGTAA